One window from the genome of Salisaeta longa DSM 21114 encodes:
- a CDS encoding amidohydrolase family protein translates to MRLLLTFCLTLLLTAPLDASAQKTPGRQGTFALTNARLVTVTSDTISGGTLVIRADTIAALGTNVAVPDDAEVIDCTGLTVYPGLIDSGTRLGLVEVGSLSETRDYNEIGDLTAHMDALTAVNPNSVNIPVTRVNGITTVLAEPSNGLLPGAASMIDLHGYTPDQMHRSFTGQVLNFPSTGRRGWWDDRSPEEIEKQAKKAIKKLSDVWDRAELYARIDSAAAAGDRRAPTYVPSMEALLPVVRGEQALIIKASKASDITKALEWAAARGLTDQVILSGAQEGWRVADAIAAAGVPVLVGPVLSVPTRPSDRYDKAYANPGLLAEAGVQLAIRTGGAENVRNLPYNAGFAAAYGLGKAAALKAVTIAPARIFGIADAVGSLEVGKVANLFVTNGDPFETTTQVQHLFIEGYKLPLESRHTKLYDEFLNRNPGVTE, encoded by the coding sequence ATGCGCCTCCTTCTTACGTTTTGCCTCACGCTCCTCCTCACCGCGCCGCTCGACGCGTCTGCACAAAAGACGCCCGGCCGGCAGGGCACCTTTGCGCTTACCAACGCGCGCCTCGTGACCGTTACGAGCGATACGATTTCCGGCGGTACCCTGGTCATCCGGGCCGATACCATCGCGGCCCTCGGGACGAACGTGGCGGTGCCCGACGATGCCGAAGTGATCGACTGCACCGGCCTCACCGTGTATCCGGGCCTGATTGACAGCGGCACGCGGCTGGGCCTGGTGGAGGTGGGCTCGCTCTCCGAGACGCGCGATTACAACGAAATCGGCGATCTCACCGCGCACATGGACGCCCTTACGGCGGTAAATCCGAACTCGGTCAACATCCCGGTTACGCGGGTCAACGGCATCACCACGGTGCTCGCGGAGCCGTCGAACGGCTTGCTGCCGGGCGCGGCCTCCATGATTGACCTGCACGGCTACACGCCCGATCAGATGCACCGGAGCTTTACCGGGCAGGTGCTCAACTTCCCGTCGACCGGCCGGCGCGGCTGGTGGGACGACCGCAGCCCGGAGGAAATTGAGAAGCAGGCCAAGAAGGCCATCAAGAAGCTCAGCGACGTGTGGGACCGGGCCGAGCTGTATGCGCGCATCGACTCGGCCGCTGCCGCGGGCGACCGGCGCGCGCCCACCTACGTGCCCAGCATGGAGGCGCTCCTCCCGGTGGTGCGGGGCGAGCAGGCGCTCATCATCAAGGCAAGCAAGGCCTCCGACATCACCAAGGCGCTGGAATGGGCCGCGGCGCGCGGCCTTACCGATCAGGTTATTTTGAGCGGTGCGCAGGAGGGCTGGCGCGTGGCCGATGCCATTGCAGCCGCCGGCGTGCCGGTGCTCGTGGGGCCGGTGCTGTCTGTACCCACGCGGCCGTCGGACCGGTACGACAAGGCATACGCCAATCCGGGCTTGTTGGCCGAAGCCGGCGTGCAGCTTGCGATTCGCACCGGCGGCGCCGAGAACGTCCGTAATTTGCCGTACAACGCCGGGTTTGCCGCGGCCTACGGGTTGGGCAAAGCCGCGGCGCTCAAAGCCGTGACCATCGCGCCGGCGCGCATCTTTGGCATTGCGGACGCCGTCGGATCGCTGGAGGTGGGCAAGGTGGCGAACCTGTTTGTGACCAACGGCGACCCGTTTGAGACCACGACGCAGGTGCAGCACCTCTTTATTGAGGGCTACAAGCTGCCGCTGGAAAGCCGCCATACGAAGCTCTACGACGAGTTTCTGAACCGGAATCCGGGCGTCACCGAATAA
- a CDS encoding DUF6992 family protein: MAMTRSWVKRMRWCGVLLLLLLHGTSLAYAQPDVAALAAERVAAERAHLWRVGAWGALNAAGGLALVAGLRRSERPAGWGFGAQSAAWGVVNMGIAAAGVLAGDATPPPSYARALAAERTFHDILLLNMGLNVAYSAVGTTMLIAGSRGVRNAAAWRGHGTALIVQGAGLFVLDGLALWASRGRLDRLLAHSAEAMSGLSMHVAPGAVLLTYQF, from the coding sequence ATGGCCATGACCAGAAGTTGGGTGAAGCGTATGCGTTGGTGCGGGGTGCTCCTCCTGTTGCTTTTGCACGGTACGTCGCTGGCGTATGCCCAACCAGACGTGGCAGCGCTCGCAGCGGAGCGCGTGGCCGCCGAGCGGGCCCATCTGTGGCGGGTGGGCGCGTGGGGCGCGCTCAACGCAGCAGGGGGCCTTGCGCTGGTCGCGGGCCTGCGGCGGTCGGAGCGGCCGGCGGGCTGGGGCTTTGGCGCGCAGTCGGCGGCGTGGGGCGTGGTGAACATGGGCATTGCCGCGGCCGGTGTGCTCGCGGGCGACGCGACGCCGCCCCCATCCTACGCCAGGGCGCTGGCGGCCGAGCGCACCTTTCACGACATTCTGCTCCTCAACATGGGCCTCAACGTGGCCTACAGCGCTGTCGGAACGACGATGCTGATTGCCGGGTCGCGGGGTGTGCGGAATGCCGCGGCGTGGCGGGGGCACGGCACCGCGCTCATTGTGCAGGGCGCGGGGTTGTTCGTGCTCGACGGGCTCGCGCTGTGGGCGTCGCGGGGCCGCCTGGATCGCCTCCTCGCGCATTCTGCTGAGGCTATGAGCGGCCTCTCGATGCACGTGGCCCCCGGGGCGGTGCTGCTCACGTATCAGTTTTAG
- the thrS gene encoding threonine--tRNA ligase, producing MAADASSITLTLPDGSTRTYPAGTTGYEVAESIGAGLARAALAIEVDGTVRDLDRPILKDASIAILTWDDPKGKETFWHSSAHLMAEALQALYPDVKFTIGPPIAQGFYYDVDLGDRSLSSDDFEQIEAKMQELARRDVPYERREVSKDEAVAYYERADNPYKLELIEGLADGEITFYEQGDFTDLCRGPHIPSTGRIKYPKLLSVAGAYWRGDETNPQLTRLYGISFPKKKLLDAFLERQRLAKERDHRKLGRELKLFTFNAEKVGPGLPMWLPKGATLRETLQDFLKDEQLKRGYEPVVTPHIGRLDLYRTSGHYPYYKESQFPPILFEQDGDAEDGYLLKPMNCPHHTQIYDHEMHSYRDLPVRLAEFGTVYRYEQTGELGGLTRVRGFTQDDAHIFCTPDQLKAEFKDVIDLTLKVLGALDFTEFEAQISVRDPDDTEKYVGDDALWTQAEQAIREAAAEMGLDAREETGEAAFYGPKLDFMVEDALGRAWQLGTIQVDYNLPERFDLTYVDANDERQRPVMIHRAPFGSLERFIGVLIEHCGGDFPTWLAPVQAAVLPVSDAFNDYAHQVAQQLRAADHRVTVDDSDETVGYKIREAETQKIPYMLVVGGREEEAGTVAVRAHGEGQQDVVPVDAFVQQLTDEVEAAKA from the coding sequence ATGGCTGCCGACGCTTCGTCCATCACCCTCACCCTTCCCGACGGCTCTACGCGCACCTACCCGGCGGGCACGACGGGCTACGAGGTTGCGGAAAGCATTGGCGCCGGCCTGGCGCGCGCGGCCCTCGCCATTGAAGTGGACGGCACGGTGCGCGATCTCGACCGCCCGATCCTGAAGGACGCGTCCATCGCCATTCTGACGTGGGACGACCCGAAGGGCAAGGAGACGTTCTGGCATTCCTCGGCGCACCTGATGGCGGAGGCGCTGCAAGCCCTCTACCCCGACGTGAAGTTTACCATCGGGCCGCCCATCGCGCAGGGGTTCTACTACGACGTCGACCTGGGCGACCGCTCGCTGTCCAGCGACGACTTCGAGCAGATCGAGGCCAAGATGCAGGAGCTTGCGCGCCGCGATGTGCCCTACGAGCGCCGCGAGGTCTCCAAGGACGAGGCCGTGGCGTACTACGAGCGCGCAGACAACCCGTACAAGCTGGAGCTCATTGAGGGGCTGGCCGACGGCGAGATCACGTTTTACGAGCAGGGCGACTTCACCGACCTGTGCCGCGGGCCGCATATTCCCTCCACGGGGCGCATCAAATATCCGAAGCTGCTGTCGGTGGCCGGGGCCTACTGGCGCGGCGACGAGACCAACCCGCAGCTGACGCGCCTCTACGGCATCAGCTTTCCGAAGAAGAAGCTCCTCGACGCGTTTCTGGAGCGCCAGCGCCTTGCGAAAGAACGCGACCACCGGAAGCTGGGCCGCGAGCTGAAGCTCTTTACGTTCAATGCCGAAAAGGTGGGGCCGGGCCTGCCCATGTGGCTGCCCAAAGGCGCTACGCTGCGCGAAACGCTCCAGGATTTTCTGAAAGACGAGCAGCTCAAACGGGGCTACGAGCCGGTGGTTACGCCGCACATTGGCCGCCTCGACCTCTACCGCACCAGCGGCCACTACCCGTACTACAAGGAAAGCCAGTTTCCGCCCATCCTGTTTGAGCAGGACGGCGACGCGGAGGATGGCTACCTGCTCAAGCCCATGAACTGCCCGCACCACACGCAAATCTATGATCACGAGATGCACTCGTATCGTGATTTGCCGGTGCGCCTGGCCGAGTTTGGCACCGTGTACCGGTACGAGCAAACCGGCGAGCTGGGCGGGCTGACGCGCGTACGCGGCTTCACACAAGACGACGCCCACATTTTTTGCACGCCGGATCAGCTCAAGGCAGAGTTTAAGGACGTCATCGACCTGACGCTGAAGGTGCTGGGCGCGCTCGACTTCACGGAGTTTGAGGCCCAAATCTCGGTGCGCGATCCGGACGACACCGAAAAATACGTGGGCGACGACGCGTTGTGGACGCAGGCCGAGCAGGCCATCCGCGAGGCGGCGGCCGAGATGGGCCTCGACGCCCGCGAGGAAACGGGCGAGGCGGCGTTCTACGGCCCCAAACTCGACTTCATGGTCGAGGATGCGCTGGGCCGGGCCTGGCAGCTGGGCACCATTCAGGTGGACTACAACCTGCCGGAGCGCTTCGACCTCACGTACGTCGATGCCAACGACGAACGGCAGCGCCCCGTCATGATTCACCGGGCACCGTTTGGCTCGCTGGAGCGCTTCATTGGCGTGCTGATTGAGCACTGCGGCGGCGACTTCCCCACGTGGCTCGCGCCGGTCCAAGCCGCTGTCTTGCCCGTGAGCGACGCCTTCAACGACTACGCGCACCAGGTGGCGCAGCAGCTGCGTGCCGCCGATCACCGCGTCACCGTCGATGACAGCGACGAGACGGTGGGCTACAAGATTCGCGAGGCCGAGACCCAAAAGATTCCGTACATGCTCGTTGTGGGCGGCCGCGAAGAAGAGGCCGGCACGGTGGCCGTGCGCGCCCACGGCGAAGGGCAGCAAGACGTGGTGCCCGTAGACGCGTTCGTGCAGCAGCTCACCGATGAGGTGGAAGCGGCCAAGGCGTAG
- a CDS encoding HAD-IG family 5'-nucleotidase yields MADQSSTRGLFCNRTLNLRGIHAIGYDMDYTLIHYHMRAWEQQAYRFIKEGLQARGWPVSQLSFDPDLAIRGLIIDTEMGNVVKANRFGYVKRAFHGTEPLGFEEQRRVYQRTLVDLGDARWHFLNTLFTISAACMYMQLVDLLDAGQLSHAMGYDDLYDAVQQTLDEAHMEGRLKEEIIDDPGRFVDLDAEMPLTLLDQKAAGKKLLLITNSEWSYARPMLAYAFNRFLPDGMTWRDLFDIAIVGARKPDFFSVRIPAFKVVDEDGLLREHGGGPLTQGAVYVGGNAALVEETLDLRGEEILYVGDHLFVDVNISKKVLRWRTALVVRELEEEIAAFQSFADDERTLTAMMQKKEEMEAEYSAMRLQRQRLIDSYGPQNGESTEALANDMAALKERIVALDERIAPYAKAASSLVNENWGPLMRTGKDKSLFARQVERYADVYTGRVSNFLEHTPFIYLRSHRGSLPHDDLNEPQPETA; encoded by the coding sequence ATGGCCGACCAATCGTCCACCCGCGGACTCTTTTGCAACCGAACGCTTAACCTGCGCGGCATCCACGCCATCGGGTACGACATGGATTACACGCTGATCCATTACCACATGCGCGCATGGGAGCAGCAGGCCTACCGGTTCATTAAGGAGGGTTTGCAAGCACGCGGGTGGCCCGTGAGCCAGCTGTCGTTCGATCCGGACCTGGCCATCCGCGGCCTCATCATCGATACGGAGATGGGCAACGTGGTGAAGGCCAACCGCTTTGGGTATGTGAAGCGGGCGTTTCACGGCACCGAGCCGCTGGGCTTCGAGGAGCAACGGCGCGTCTACCAGCGCACCCTGGTCGACCTCGGCGATGCGCGGTGGCACTTCCTCAACACGCTGTTCACCATCTCGGCGGCCTGCATGTACATGCAGCTCGTGGATTTGCTGGATGCCGGACAGCTGTCGCACGCCATGGGCTACGACGACCTGTACGATGCCGTACAGCAAACGCTGGATGAGGCCCACATGGAGGGGCGCCTGAAGGAGGAAATCATTGACGATCCCGGGCGCTTTGTCGACCTGGATGCCGAGATGCCCCTCACGCTGCTCGACCAAAAAGCAGCCGGCAAGAAGCTGCTGCTCATCACCAACTCGGAGTGGAGCTACGCCCGCCCGATGCTCGCGTATGCCTTCAACCGCTTTCTGCCCGACGGCATGACGTGGCGCGATCTGTTCGACATTGCCATTGTAGGCGCCCGCAAACCCGACTTCTTCTCGGTGCGCATTCCGGCCTTCAAGGTTGTGGACGAGGACGGCCTCTTGCGCGAGCACGGCGGCGGCCCGCTGACGCAGGGCGCGGTGTACGTGGGCGGCAACGCGGCGCTGGTGGAGGAGACGCTCGATCTTCGCGGCGAAGAAATTCTGTACGTGGGCGATCACCTGTTCGTTGACGTCAACATCTCCAAGAAGGTGCTGCGTTGGCGCACGGCCCTCGTGGTGCGCGAGCTGGAAGAGGAGATTGCCGCGTTCCAGTCGTTTGCCGACGACGAGCGCACGCTCACGGCCATGATGCAGAAAAAAGAGGAGATGGAGGCCGAATACTCGGCGATGCGCCTGCAGCGCCAACGCCTCATTGATTCGTACGGGCCGCAGAACGGTGAATCCACCGAGGCGCTGGCCAACGACATGGCCGCACTCAAGGAACGCATCGTGGCGCTCGACGAGCGCATCGCGCCGTATGCGAAAGCCGCAAGCTCGCTGGTCAACGAAAACTGGGGCCCGCTGATGCGTACGGGCAAGGACAAGAGCCTCTTTGCCCGGCAGGTGGAGCGCTATGCCGACGTGTACACGGGGCGGGTGTCCAATTTCCTGGAGCACACGCCGTTCATTTACCTCCGCTCGCACCGCGGCAGCCTCCCGCACGACGACCTAAACGAGCCGCAGCCCGAGACGGCTTAG
- a CDS encoding DUF4174 domain-containing protein, translated as MIVLLLGLALAMPADTLDRDLSDYRWRYRLLLVFSPPGDTTARHAQRARWAPHRAGFAERDLRVIHVQGATNAVLAPMLGERPSARSGPAVARALRTRFAIPGDRFAVLLIGKDGTVKARYDAPVNARTLFERIDAMPMRRREMQRQSPPGSQ; from the coding sequence ATGATTGTTTTGCTCCTGGGCCTGGCCCTTGCGATGCCCGCCGACACGCTCGACAGAGACCTCTCCGATTACCGGTGGCGCTACCGGCTCCTGCTCGTGTTTTCGCCGCCCGGTGATACGACCGCGCGCCACGCCCAACGCGCCCGCTGGGCCCCGCACCGCGCCGGATTTGCAGAACGCGACCTGCGCGTCATCCACGTGCAAGGGGCTACCAACGCCGTGCTTGCCCCCATGCTGGGCGAACGCCCCTCAGCGCGCAGCGGCCCCGCCGTCGCCCGCGCCTTGCGCACCCGCTTTGCCATTCCGGGCGACCGCTTCGCGGTGCTGCTCATCGGCAAAGACGGCACCGTAAAGGCCCGATACGACGCGCCGGTCAACGCCCGCACCCTCTTCGAGCGGATCGACGCCATGCCCATGCGCCGCCGCGAGATGCAACGCCAATCCCCGCCCGGTTCTCAGTAG
- a CDS encoding outer membrane beta-barrel protein produces the protein MRTFLLLLCSLVCFSSAVAQPAPTVSGEGSISFMTGLPAGPFADNIDGLGYGGNIYAGVNIANVPVSVGLDLGFVIYGRNTERVPFSRTVGPAVTVDVVTTNSIVQPHLVLRFQPERGLVRPYLDGYFGFKYLFTQTRVEDDNTNDEPIASTTNFDDIALSTGAGAGVHIRLYDASTRPLQAQGSVRGLYLKLGVQYLWGQEAEYLDEGALNDTNQNGQLDASELDIRRSTTSLITPMIGIALQF, from the coding sequence ATGCGTACGTTTCTTCTGCTGCTTTGCTCACTCGTTTGCTTCTCTTCTGCCGTCGCACAACCCGCCCCAACGGTGTCGGGCGAGGGCAGCATCAGCTTCATGACGGGGCTGCCCGCCGGGCCGTTTGCCGACAACATCGACGGCCTGGGGTACGGCGGCAACATCTACGCCGGAGTTAACATTGCCAACGTGCCGGTTAGCGTGGGCCTCGACCTGGGGTTTGTCATCTATGGACGCAACACCGAGCGCGTCCCCTTCAGCCGAACGGTGGGCCCCGCCGTGACGGTGGACGTGGTTACGACCAACAGCATCGTGCAGCCGCACCTCGTGCTGCGCTTCCAACCCGAGCGCGGGCTGGTGCGTCCCTACCTCGACGGCTACTTCGGCTTCAAGTACCTGTTTACGCAAACGCGCGTGGAAGACGACAACACCAACGACGAGCCGATTGCCAGCACCACCAACTTCGATGATATAGCGCTGAGTACTGGCGCGGGCGCCGGGGTGCACATCCGCCTGTACGACGCAAGCACACGCCCCCTTCAAGCCCAGGGCAGCGTGCGCGGGCTGTACCTGAAGCTCGGTGTGCAGTACCTGTGGGGCCAGGAAGCGGAGTACCTTGACGAGGGCGCGCTCAACGACACCAACCAAAACGGGCAGCTGGATGCGTCGGAGCTCGACATTCGCCGGTCCACCACCAGCCTCATCACTCCCATGATTGGGATCGCCCTCCAGTTTTGA
- a CDS encoding MDR family oxidoreductase produces MFDAFVLEATDDGYTGAVQSLTRDDLPPADTLLDVLYSSVNYKDGLAITGAGKIIRGDFPMVPGIDLVGRVIESAADRFAPGDRVIGTGWQLGEAVWGGYTQEARVASEKLVALPEGLAPHDAMVIGTAGLTAMLSVLALEDHGCTPTADGEVVVTGASGGAGSIATALLAARGYRVVASTGSADAYDYLRQLGAARIIDRHDLSEGPSRPMESARWMGAVDAVGGDTLATLIAQMARHGSIAAFGNAGGASLHTTVFPFILRGVNLLGIDSNTCPNTTRATAWDQLATLLDAETLARLTNRVIGLHDLPDAARDIVHDSVRGRIVVDVHA; encoded by the coding sequence ATGTTTGACGCGTTTGTCCTGGAAGCGACCGACGACGGCTACACCGGCGCGGTGCAATCGCTCACGCGCGACGACCTTCCGCCCGCCGACACGCTGCTGGATGTGCTGTATTCCAGCGTCAACTACAAGGACGGCCTTGCCATCACCGGCGCGGGCAAAATCATTCGGGGCGACTTCCCCATGGTGCCCGGCATCGACCTCGTGGGCCGCGTGATAGAGAGCGCCGCCGATCGCTTCGCACCGGGTGACCGCGTCATTGGCACCGGGTGGCAGCTAGGGGAAGCGGTGTGGGGCGGCTACACGCAAGAAGCGCGCGTGGCCTCCGAGAAGTTGGTGGCGCTGCCGGAGGGCCTCGCGCCGCACGATGCCATGGTGATTGGCACGGCGGGGCTCACGGCCATGCTCTCGGTGCTCGCGCTGGAAGATCATGGCTGCACGCCCACGGCTGACGGTGAGGTGGTGGTGACCGGCGCCTCGGGCGGTGCCGGCAGCATCGCCACGGCCCTGCTCGCGGCCCGCGGGTACCGCGTGGTGGCCTCCACCGGCAGCGCCGACGCTTACGATTACCTGCGGCAGCTCGGCGCAGCGCGAATCATCGACCGCCACGACCTTAGCGAGGGCCCCAGCCGCCCCATGGAGTCGGCCCGCTGGATGGGTGCTGTGGATGCCGTGGGCGGCGATACGCTGGCTACGCTCATTGCCCAGATGGCGCGGCACGGCAGCATTGCCGCGTTTGGCAACGCGGGCGGCGCGTCACTCCACACCACCGTCTTTCCGTTCATTCTGCGGGGCGTCAACCTGCTCGGCATCGACTCCAACACCTGCCCCAATACCACGCGCGCCACGGCCTGGGACCAGCTGGCCACGTTGCTGGACGCCGAGACGCTAGCGCGCCTCACCAACCGCGTCATCGGACTCCACGATTTGCCCGACGCAGCCCGCGACATCGTGCACGACAGCGTGCGCGGGCGCATCGTCGTCGATGTACACGCCTGA
- a CDS encoding amidohydrolase family protein has product MRRLLSFVALLLGLGVCLPAATHAQLAIRADTLYTMTGPPIVNGVVVVDGTTIAAVGPAGEVSIPAGARVLETSVLTPGFVDAHATVGLSGLYNVPADQDQLDTSAPIQPHLRAFDAYNPREQLVHFVRNLGVTTVNSGHAPGALISGQTATFKTHGETIGDVLVDSMTTVAMTLGPAVSEHFKSPGTRAKGMAMLRAKFLEAQQYMANDDATPTLEMEALAKVLRGEVPALITAHRAHDIQAALRLAEAFDFNLILDGAAEAYLLTDEIKAAGAPVILHPTMIRPFGSAKNAAVTTAATLYEAGIPFAIQSGYEAYVPKTRVVLYEAAMAAAYGLPRQAALASITRSAANIIGMGDRVGRIAPGLDADLVLFDGDPLSYTSHACTVIVNGAIANETCD; this is encoded by the coding sequence ATGCGTCGCCTTCTTTCATTTGTTGCACTCCTCCTTGGCCTCGGGGTGTGCCTTCCGGCTGCAACCCATGCCCAACTGGCCATCCGTGCCGATACGCTCTACACCATGACCGGCCCGCCCATCGTAAACGGCGTCGTGGTGGTTGACGGAACAACCATTGCCGCCGTCGGCCCCGCCGGGGAGGTTTCCATCCCGGCCGGCGCGCGCGTTCTCGAAACGTCGGTGCTCACGCCCGGCTTCGTGGATGCCCATGCCACCGTGGGCCTCTCGGGCCTCTACAACGTACCGGCCGACCAGGACCAGCTCGACACTTCGGCCCCCATCCAGCCGCACCTGCGCGCCTTCGATGCCTACAACCCGCGCGAACAGCTCGTGCACTTTGTGCGCAACCTCGGCGTCACCACGGTTAACAGCGGCCACGCACCCGGCGCGCTCATCAGCGGCCAAACGGCCACGTTCAAGACGCACGGCGAAACCATCGGCGACGTGCTGGTCGACTCGATGACCACCGTCGCCATGACCCTCGGCCCTGCCGTAAGCGAGCACTTCAAGAGCCCCGGCACCCGGGCCAAAGGCATGGCCATGCTGCGCGCCAAGTTTCTGGAGGCGCAGCAGTACATGGCCAACGACGACGCCACGCCCACGCTGGAGATGGAAGCCCTGGCGAAGGTGCTGCGCGGCGAGGTGCCCGCCCTGATTACCGCCCACCGGGCGCACGACATTCAGGCGGCGCTACGGCTAGCTGAGGCGTTTGACTTCAACCTTATCCTCGATGGCGCCGCCGAAGCGTACCTGCTTACCGACGAGATCAAGGCCGCCGGGGCGCCGGTCATCTTGCACCCCACCATGATTCGTCCGTTTGGATCGGCCAAGAACGCTGCCGTCACCACCGCCGCCACGCTGTACGAGGCCGGCATTCCGTTTGCCATTCAGAGCGGGTACGAAGCCTACGTCCCCAAGACGCGTGTGGTGCTCTACGAAGCCGCCATGGCTGCCGCCTACGGGCTCCCGCGCCAGGCTGCCCTGGCCAGCATCACCCGAAGCGCCGCCAACATCATTGGCATGGGCGACCGGGTGGGGCGCATTGCCCCGGGGCTAGACGCCGACCTTGTGCTCTTTGACGGCGACCCGCTGAGCTACACCAGCCATGCCTGCACGGTCATCGTAAACGGCGCCATCGCCAACGAAACCTGCGACTGA
- a CDS encoding amidohydrolase family protein — protein MRRRLLAVLLALVWIAPAAHAQEAPHAFVGARIVPIASAPIPEGVLIVQNGLIQAVGTADAVAIPDDAVRHDVRGKVIMPGLVDTHSHVGSVSGGDRSAALHPAVRTLDAINVRDPSMMRARAGGITTVNVMSGSGHLMSGQTTYLKLRSGGTIDDLMVCDNPQTDICGGMKMANGTNPQGDPPFPGTRAKAAAKARALFLKAQQYRAKLQSDDPPKRDLQMEALVEVLEGKRTVHFHTHRHDDIMTAIRLSQEFDFELVLHHVSEGWKVADEIAAANVPASIIVIDAPGGKHEADELVYRTGAVLEDAGALVAYHTDDPITDSRWFLRSAAFGVRAGMSRATALRSLTINGAKMLNMADNVGTLEQGKDADFIVLSGDPLSVYTNVEQTWVEGQKVFDLSNPAHRKYATGGYRVFEGTMHHIHGLTE, from the coding sequence ATGCGCCGTCGTCTCCTCGCTGTCCTTCTCGCCCTTGTGTGGATCGCGCCCGCCGCGCATGCCCAAGAGGCCCCGCATGCGTTTGTGGGCGCCCGGATCGTCCCCATCGCCAGCGCGCCCATCCCCGAGGGCGTGCTCATCGTTCAGAACGGGCTGATCCAGGCCGTGGGCACCGCCGACGCGGTGGCCATTCCCGACGACGCCGTACGCCACGACGTGCGCGGCAAGGTCATCATGCCGGGGCTTGTGGATACGCACTCGCACGTGGGCAGCGTAAGCGGCGGCGACCGGTCGGCCGCCTTGCACCCCGCCGTGCGCACGCTCGACGCGATTAATGTGCGCGACCCGTCGATGATGCGCGCGCGAGCCGGCGGCATCACCACGGTGAACGTGATGAGCGGCTCCGGCCACCTCATGAGCGGGCAAACGACCTACCTGAAGCTCCGAAGCGGCGGCACCATCGACGACCTGATGGTGTGCGACAACCCGCAAACCGACATCTGCGGCGGTATGAAAATGGCCAACGGCACCAATCCGCAGGGCGACCCGCCGTTTCCGGGAACGCGCGCGAAGGCCGCCGCCAAGGCGCGCGCGCTCTTCTTGAAGGCGCAGCAGTACCGCGCCAAGCTGCAATCGGACGACCCGCCGAAGCGCGACTTGCAAATGGAAGCCCTCGTAGAGGTGCTGGAAGGCAAACGCACGGTCCACTTCCACACCCACCGCCATGACGACATCATGACGGCCATTCGGCTCAGTCAGGAGTTTGACTTCGAGCTGGTGCTGCACCACGTGAGCGAAGGGTGGAAGGTGGCCGACGAGATTGCCGCCGCCAACGTGCCGGCATCCATCATCGTGATCGACGCGCCGGGCGGCAAGCACGAAGCCGACGAGCTGGTGTACCGGACGGGGGCCGTGTTGGAAGACGCCGGAGCGCTTGTGGCGTACCACACCGACGACCCCATCACCGATTCGCGCTGGTTCCTACGGTCGGCCGCTTTCGGCGTGCGCGCCGGCATGTCGCGGGCCACGGCCCTCCGCTCCCTCACCATCAACGGCGCCAAGATGCTCAACATGGCCGACAACGTGGGCACGCTGGAGCAGGGCAAGGATGCCGACTTCATCGTGCTCTCCGGCGATCCGCTCAGCGTGTACACCAACGTGGAGCAGACATGGGTGGAAGGGCAGAAGGTGTTTGACCTCAGCAACCCTGCCCACCGGAAGTACGCCACGGGCGGCTATCGTGTGTTTGAGGGCACCATGCACCACATTCACGGCCTCACCGAATAG